CAATAGAGCATTTGGGAAATTCATGGGGAGTAGGGAAGCGCTGTAAGGACTCTGTGGGTCTTCTGAGCACTGAGCTCTTGGGTACAACAGAACCCAGTTCGATCCAGGTGAGGGGAAACTGTCCCCTCCCCTGACAGGGACCCTGGGTGTGCAAAGGCCTCTGCAGAGCAGTGAGGTAGGGGGACTGCCTGTTCCATGTCTCCAAACAGCTCCAGTTGCCCGTGACAACTCTGAGGTTTTTCAGcacaaagtattttaattctaaaGGTTCTTAGGAGATGGATGGAACAAAGACAGAATACGTGTTCATTTGGAGAGTATCTGGCAAAGCCCAAGGAGTTTGGTAAAAACTACTAGGAGGAGGAGCATTCCCAGTTAGGAAATGCAGAGGACTACAGCCATCCCTTCCACAAAGGCCCCGATAAAAAGGGAAGTCTTGAGGAGAGAGAGGCTGGTGTAGCGATGCTGACCAGGAGACCCTTGTACATCGAGGAATGAATGATCCAGTGTCCAGTGAATCTGGGAAGGTGCAGGCCTGTGCAGTGctcttctgctttttgctgcataaATCCCTGGGCAGCAGGATAAGCTCAGCCATCTCCCGGTAACCTGGGaacctgcaggcagctcccacttgCTTCTGGTGAGAAAGACACTTGTAAGCTAGACGTCCACAGAGAACCTTCTTTTACTGTGACAGTAGAAATGATGAGTAGAATGTCTGTCTTAAAGGAAAGGCCTGTAACGTTTGGAATGGCTGAAGCAGGGTCGCTCTTTCTTGTCCATGAGTGGACTCTGCATGACATGGTGAGCGTGGCTGGAGTCCTGTGTGAAGCTGCTCTGCTCAGAATCCTCCACATCTGAAGCGATGTAGGATTCTCTATGCTAACCTCTTCCAACAGCATGAGCTATGATAAATGGAGTAGTGGATGATGTCTCAGAGAGTCAGTGTGTCTCTCCCAGTGAGATGACAAGGAACATGCAACTCCTGGTGCAAAAACCCCCTAATTCTCATTTTATTCTACCTGGAGATTCCACGTGTATGATGCAATTCTAAGAGTAGATGGTTTATTACAGGATTAACCCTATGAGAGGGGAAGGCTGATTCCTGTATCAGAGAGCTAAACACATGGCACAGCTGTCCCAAAAGGCTTCTTGGAGGTGCCCTTTAGGAAGGATAACTTCTTAGGCCTGGTAATAGACAGCCCAACCAAAGAGGATGAGATACTTAACCTGTTGGTCACACACGCAAACAGCTACTCAGAGACGTCATGACTggaggcagccttggctgcagtgaccatgcaCTGGTGAAGTTTGcagtcctgagggatatgggtCAGGCAAAGCGTAAAGCCAGGACCctgaattttcagaaaacaaacttcCAGTTCTTCAAGGAGTCAGTTAAGGGCACaccctgggaaactgccctcagggacaagggagcagaacagagatGGCAGATCTGTAAGGACTCTTTCTAAGGACCCCAAAGTCACCAATCCCCATGtctaagaaatcaggaaaggaaggcaggagaCTTGCATGGCTGAGACCTCATGGTCAAATTaaaggcaagaaggaaatgcagaggCAGTGGGAGCCAGGTATTGTGGGAAAAGTATAGGGACCTTGCCAggttgtgtagggatggggtcagAAGGGCAAAGTGTGTCTGGAGCTGGCCTTGGCCAGGAACACCAAGAATAATAAGAAGGGCTTCCAtgggtatgtcagccagaaaaggaaggtcaaggAAAGTGCAGTCCACAATGAACAAGACTGGCCAGCTGGtaacaagagagaagaaaactgagGTACTCTGCAAATTTCTGCCTCACTCTTCACGGTCAGTCTCTCTTGCCACACCTCTCCAGTGGATGGacctcaaggcagggactgggggagcagagtccctcccactgtaggagaagatcaggttcaagagcACGTGAGGAACCGGAACATACACAAGTCAATGGGAGCAAGCGAgctgcatcccagagtcctgagggcgTTGGCTGATGTGGTGCCAAGCCACCCTCCAGGGTTCTGGAAAAGTCACGGCAGACAGGGGAAGTGGCCAGAgactggaagaagggaaagaTTGCAGCCATTTTTATAAAGGGTATCTTGGAGGAGCCTGGGAACTACCAGCCTGTCAGCGTCACCCCTGGAAGCTCATGGAacggatcctcctggaagctacgCGCAGGCACCTGGAGGACAGGGAGGCGACTGGAGACAGCCAGCACGGcctcaccaagggcaagtcttgcctgagcAACGTGGTGGCCCTCTGTGCTGGAGTGACTGCGTCaggggacaagggaagagcttCGGGTGTCACCTGCCGGGGCCCCTGCAAGGCTTTGGCCAAGTCTCCTTGTGTCGCACCGGGAGACCGATGGCGCCGGTGGAGGTACTGTGCGGTGGACGCGCACTGTCCGTGCGGGGTCCGTCCGGGGCCTGTTGAATCCCTTCAGCCGCGGGTCCCGAGgcgggcgagcggccggcagccgcGCGGGTGCGCACGGGGCCGTGTGCCGGGGCGAgccggcagcgcgggcggcgggcggcggcggcgcagtcCCGCCGCGGGCCGCAGGGTGGTGCTCCCGGCCAAGGCGGCGCCgagcgagcggctgcgggcggggaggcggccgagcccggccctGCGCTGCTCGCCACCGCCCggcgcagcccagcccagcgcagAGCAGCCCAGcgcagccgagccgagccgagccggggcgggcggcgagcgGTGCCCCCGGCCATCCGCtgccgggccccggcggccgcgctccgggCCGCCTGACGGCCGCGGCGACAAGCGAGGGagagcggccgccgccccgccgcgctgctcCCGGGCGCCGCTTTCCGCGGAGGACTGCGCGGGCGATCGGCGATCGGCGAGACGGAGGCTGTCCGCCGCCCCGACATGGCGATCGCAAGGCAAGTGCTCTGTCTCGcggctttcctctccctgccgCCCGCTCGCCCCGAGCCCCTGCGCTACTCCGTAGCCGAGGAGGGCGAGAGCGGCTCCGTGGTGGGCAACGTGGCGGAGGACGCGGGGCTGGCCCCGGCGCAGCTCTCGGCTCGCCGCGCCCGCCTGGCCTCGGAGGACGGCCGGCAGCGCTTTCGCTTAGACCGCGGCACCGGCCGCCTCGTCGTGGCGGAGAGGCTGGACCGGGAGGAGCTGTGCGGGCAGTCCGGGGCGTGCACGCTCcccttggagctgctgctggccaacCCCCTGCAGTTCTTTCGGGTCGAGGTGGCCGTGGAGGACATCAACGACCACTCGCCCGCTTTCCCGGAGGAACAAGTCACTTTGAAGATCCTGGAAACGAGCAACCCGGGCTCGCGTTTCCCGCTGGAGGGGGCTCGGGACCTGGATGTTGGCAGCAACGGTGTCCAGGCTTACAGCATCGCTCCCGAGAACCAGTACTTCAGTGTCTCCTACGGGAGTCGCATTAAGGGCAAGAAGTATTTGGAACTGGTGTTGGAAAAGGCGCTAGACcgagaggagcaggcagaggtgggtTTCAGTCTCATTGCCGTGGACGGGGGCTCTCCACCCAGGAGTGGCACCACCCAAATCCACATTGTCGTTCTGGATGTCAATGACAACGCTCCCATCTTCACACAGGAGCTTTACGTTGGGCAGGTTTTGGAGAACTCCCCAGAGGGCTCTGTGGTTCTCAGGGTGGTGGCAACTGATCGGGATGCAGGACCTAATGGGGACATCACCTACCAGTTCAGCCAAGTGGTTGGCCAGAGCCACTCAGCATTTGTGACTGACCCGGTGAGTGGTGAAATTCGACTTAGAAAATCTCTGGATTTTGAGGAAGCAGAGACTCATGAGCTCAGTGTGCGGGCCACGGATGGCGGGGGTCTCTCAGCAATCTGCAGGGTGTTGGTGGAGGTGGTGGATGTGAATGACAACGCGCCGGAGCTGGTTGTCAGTTCATTCAGCAGCCCCCTGCCCGAGAATGTATTACCTGGAACAGTGGTCGCCCTCTTTGCTGTCAAAGACCGGGATGCTGGTGCCAATGGGAAGATCTCCTGTGCCCTCGAGGAGCAGCTGTCGTTCTCCCTGCGGCCGGCCTATAAGAATTACTACGAGCTGGTGACTGTGAGCGTGCTGGACCGGGAGGAGACGGCTCAGTACATCCTCACTGTCACAGCAGCAGATGAGGGGTCGCCTCCTCTGACAACCACCCAGACCTTCACAGCGGACATCTCCGATGTCAACGACAACGCACCTGTCTTCAACCAGACATCGTACACCATGTATGTGCGTGAAAACAATGTTCCCACGGTGCTCGTAGGAGCCGTCAGTGCCTCGGATGCTGATGTGGGTCCCAATGCCAAGGTGACCTATTCGCTGGCCCCAGCCCACCCGGCAGAGCAGgctccctgctcctgcatctCCGTGAACTCAGAGAACGGGCACGTGTTTGTGCTGCGGCCCCTGGACTACGAGCGGGTGAGGCAGATCGAGGTCTCGGTGAGCGCCTCGGATGCAGGGACTCCTCCTCTCAGTGCCAATGTCACTGTCCGCCTGCTTGTGGTGGACGAGAACGACAATGCGCCGCTGGTGCTGTACCCAGCCCAGGACAGCAGCCCAGCGTCCAGCGAGCTGGTGCCCATGTCAGCTGAGGCGGGCTACCTCGTCACCAAAGTGGTGGCCGTCGACGCTGACTCAGGGCAGAACTCGTGGCTCTCGTACCACCTGCTGAGGGCCACTGACCCCGGGCTGTTTGCCGTGGGTGCCCAAAGCGGGGAGGTGCGGCTGAGGAGGCCCGTGACAGACAGGGACGCCATGAAGCAGAAGCTCGTCATCCTGGTGCGAGACAACGGGCGGCCACCGCTGTCAGCCACTGCTGCACTGAGCGCACTCCTGCTCAAGGACTTCTCAGACGTgcacctgccccacagcagcctgaCCACGGAGGACGAGGGTGGCTCCCTGACCACCTATTTAATCATTTCCTTGGTCTTCGTCTCACTCCTCTTCCTCGTGTCCACAGCAGCCTTTGTCACTCGCAAGGTGTGCAAGAGAAAGGAGCTGAAGGGTGAGCACGTGCTTTATGGCACTGGGCACTTGCAGAGCGGCCTGGCTGATGCGGCCGCTGCAGGGACCCTGCCCCACCCCTATTGCTATGAGATCAGCCTGACGACGGGCTCGGGCAACAGCGAGTTCAAGTTTCTGAAGCCCGTGGTCCCCAGCCTGCCACCACAGCTCAGTGCCATGGGCGGAGGCACAGATGATGATCTCCATTTCCCCCATGGCCCTGTGGCCGTGGAGGACATGGCACCAGAGAACCCAGGGACGCTCTCTGCAGAACAGTTCAGTAGTCTTTCCTTTAACTAGCATAGAGTCCGCACGGCCAGAGGCTTTCTACCTTGGGATAGGAAGGGATCTTTGCTGCAGTGTGTGACAGTTTTTCCTCCAGAGTAAATGTACACTTGCAATGCTTGCCACCAACTACTTCACAAATTTGAAGTCCTGTGAAAGGTTTTCTTCGCCGCCAAAAAACAAGCATACTAAAGGAACTAATGCTCTTCACCCAGGAAATAATATGTTTCACATTCTTTATGGGCATCTGTGAAATATTTCCAAACTGGGACTGTTTCCAGGGTCCCCTGTTAaacttttgtcttgtttgcaATTACCCAAGACAGTGGATCCTCAAATTCCATTCTGTAATGCAATGTGATGGTCAGTCAGTCAGCTCACCTGCTTACAGAAATGCACGTAGCCCTTGTCCCAGGTCACAAAAGGAAGTAAGCTGGGAATACTGTGTCACAATGTGCTCCAAACACGGAGCTTGTTCTTCTCTGGGTCCTGGAGATCTCTGTGTCTGTGTACGCTGCACtggtgctgctcagagaagcagggCGTTGTACACACCTAACTATTGCGATGTGCACAATTCCCACTCGGCAGGCATGAAGGGTACTGGGACCCTCTGAGGACAGCAGCCACATCTTCTCTAGGGGAAGAGCAGCAAAAGGCACGAGATCTTCCTTTGGCCCATAAGAGGGGGTTGGGCGCGTGGGCTGCCTCCTTGGGATTGCCTTGTAAATAGAGCAGCACCAACGGTGTTGGCAGAGGCTGGAAGTGTTCAGAGTCGGGAAAACGTGTTCATTGCTTTTGGTTGCATTGCAGAAAAGGTCCACAAGTTCCTTCAGAGGACTTTGTCTGAAGGCAGGACTGAGATGAACTTGTCAAAGAGCCGTTGAGTTTGTTCTTGTCCTTGTTGTTGCTAAATTCAGAGGTTTCTGGTTGGGAGTGGCAAACTGTCCTGACATAATTTTCTGGGATTTTGTTAGAGCATTTGCATTCTCCGTTTTGCCCTTTCTCCTTCTACTCTGTGAGCTTCGCTTAGCATTGTCTTCCCTATTCCTCTTCAGAAGGACTGACACCGCATGTATAATTACAGATTGTTTGGGTGAAGGCCATGTGACACGGAGGATTTGGACGCCCTCGCGCTGTGTGGTGCTGCAGTTATGAAGTGTACTGTTGTAAACCGGGATACCCTTGTGtgtaaaagtgaaataaaggAAACGCCTCAATGCCTTGTGTGGAGACAGTGGTCTTTGTAGAGGTGTTCTTCCTGCAAAAGTTCTGTCAATGTTTTCAAgaggctgggattttttttctcattttgtgccTAGTCTGAGGTCAAGTTGAGTGGGTAAATTCCTTCAGTTTCGAGTCGTGGCCAACAAAGCATTTGGAAAAATCATGGGGAGCAGGGAAATGCTGGCAGGACACTTTGGGTCTTTAAGCACTGAGCTCTTGGGTGCAACAGAGCCCAGTTAGATGCAGGTGGGGGGAAACTGTCCCCTCCCCTGACAGGGACCCTGGGTGTGCAAAGGCCTCTGCAGAGCAGTGAGGTGGGGGGTGTGCCTGTTCCATGTCTCcaagcagctccagctgcaggtgGCAAATCTGAGGTTTTtcatcacaaatatttttaattctaaagGTTTTTAGGAGACGGATGTCACAAAGACAGAATACGTGTTCCTTTAGAGAGTGTCTGCGGGAGTCCCAGGACTTTGGTAAAAACTGCCACCAGGGAGAGGATTCCCTCTGAGGAAATGCAGAGGACTACAGCCATCCCTTCTACAAAGGCCCCGATAAAAAGGGAAGTCTTGAGGAGAGAGAGGCTGGTGTAGCAATTCTGACCAGGAGACTCTTGTATATCGAGGAGTGATTGGTCCACTATCCAGAGAATCTGGGAAGGTGCAGGCCTGTGCTGTGCTCTTCTGCTTTGTGCTGCACAAATCCCTGGGCAGCAGGATAAGCTCAGCCATCTCCCGGTAACCAGGGcacctgcaggcagctcccacttgCTCCTAGTGAGGAAGACACCTGTGAGCAAGACGTCCACAGGGGAACTTTTACTGTGACAACAGAAATGTTGTGTAGAATTGCTGTCCTGCAGGGAAGGCCTGTAATGGTTTGAATGGCTGAAGCAGGGGCGAGGCACTCTTTCTTGTCTGTGACAGGGCTCTGCATGACATGCTGTGCGTGGCTGGAATCCTGTGTGAAGCTGCTCTGCTCAGGGTACTCCACCTCTGAAGGACTCTCTATGCTAATCTCTTCCAATTGCgtgagtgtcctggtttcagccgggatagagttaactttccttgggctgagagtcAGCACAGTTACAGGGCCAGACCCCGTTCAGACATTGAACTATTCCATATCATgggacgtcatgctcagtatatgtAGGGGGATGCGTGCTCACTCATGCCCCGTTTTGGTTTCGGTTCTTCAGTAGCATGGTGGGATTTCTGGGCAGTCGGATCACTGCTGTTGGGTGCGCTGCGTACCAGTCACCGGTCAGTTAGACACTGCTGCAATTTGCCCATTTGGACTTACTAATGTTACTGTTGTTGTCTTACtgtcactaattttttttttattctacctacattttctttatttatccctcccctatttcaccaggggcGTGGGTGGGGGGGATGTAAATGACTGGCCACCTAGTGATtagctactggctgagttcaaaacCTCAACAGTCTTTGTGGTGCCCAACCTGGGGCCTGAGCTTTGAGCTAATGACAGAATGGGTAATAATGTTGATtacttggctccttaagattttatctcTTCATTTGCAATATGCATTTCCCATGCTGTTGGTCACCATCTGTCAGAGCTGgcttaagattttggttttgctgtactatgtaatgCTGATCTATGAGAGGGTGCAGTCATCGGTCCCAGGGCTATCTACAATTATGTTTGAGACATTCAAGAATTTCAGATATCCTTGGAAcgttgacattaacatggtcatcttactgctggtagctagtgtgttcctgcatgtggttcagatTTTGCTCAAgattaagcaactatttaagagtatcacctggaaaCCTGCTCCAAGGGTGGAGAATGATGAGTGGCTgagggtgtggagtagcatgggcaagttcCTAGAATGGTGGGGacctccggtgtattggaacttcactcctgaacaggTGCAGAACCCTGAGGAAGTAGTAATAtctttggaaaaagtatgttgtcacccgGGTatttccagagaggcacagctcactgcaatgtgctggggcctggcccacgCCTATTgggtgctattaaacactgttcagcaccctcaagaggaagagaagggctctggatctggtgaaaaagtaacagaaactgcagccactacaagcccgaggacaggtgctgcagctgaaccagagaaccaacccgtGACGGTCTCAGTTGCTGCCAGActtaagaagaaatacagaagaaaatcccctcgcagggcacagggtgatgatgaaccaggcccgtcacgagaacaggaggaggaggcagagccagtgatagtcaccggATGCTTATCCCCAAGTGAGCTGCGAGACATGCGgaaagatttcagccaccatccaggtgagcaactgGTTACCTGGCTGCTCAGATGCTGGGATAGCAGGGCCAGCAGTGTGCaattagagggtagggaggccaggcagctgggatcccttgCTAGGGAAGGCAGCATCGACAAAGTCACTGGAAAGAAGatacaaaatctcagtctctggaggtgactcctgtcaagtgtgagggagggGTATCCCTTCAAGAAGGATTTTGTATGTCGTCCAaataagtggaccactatggagagagggaTTCAATACTTGGGGGCACTAGCAGTGTAGGAAAGGGTTTACTGTGACCCAGATAATGcgcagctacccacagatccagatgaagtccaatgcacccggcccatgtggcagaagtttgtacagagcacaccctcatcatatgccagtgcattatCAGTAATGGGCTGGGGAGATGAAAAGAGACAAACACTGGATGACCTGGCTCTCCGGCTACGTCAGTgggaagaaagtctctcttcctctctcatcaCGGCTGTGGAGAAACTCTCTGAAGAactccagcaatttaaagaggacatgtcctgctccccacctgcacagactaGGATCTTGGGTATTAGGAACAGTCATTTCTCTACTGGAAAGATCAAGTACACACCACAGGGGAAGCTATGGCATCGCCTGCATGACTATGGataagacatgaagaaatgggatggaagacctacctacctcctagaagagcaggtatgtgagTTGTAAGGAAGAACAAGTGCAAAACGGGGTTCtgttaggagaaatgctgctccgcTCTCCAGTAATCacgtgcccaaacagagcagaaatgtcGACTCTGCTCACGATCCAATGAGAAGAACTTATGATTTGTATTCGCAAGCAGTGAgggatcaagatgaggctgaaacctgtgcacaccacactaacccctTTATGGTTAGTGGGTATtgtgaccaacattagaggggcccagCCTCCAGCCcggtggaggacagggacaatggACTTTATTGGCCCGTGTGGATTTGATGgactggcacatctgacccccagcagtataaggcactagtggacactggtgctcgaTGCACCCTAAtaccatcaaattttaaagggacAGAGGCCATtggtatttcaggagtgacaggtgGGTCTCAACACTTGACTATACtggaggccgaggtgagcctaaggggaaaagagtaggaaaaacaccccattgtgactggcccagatgctctatgtattcttggtatagatgatctcagaagagggtattttcaGGACCCAAAGGAGTATTACTGGGCtcttggtatagctgccttggaaacagaagaaccTAAACAGCTGTCTGTGCTACCTgttctctcagaggatccttctgttgtgggattgctgagggtcgaAGAACAACTGCCACAACACCAATGCAGCGACGGCAATATCTCACCAGTCGcgactctgtaatccctatccattaACCAatttgtcagctagagagccaaggagtcatcagcaagacgtgCTCCCTATTTAACAgtcccatatggccagtgcgaatGTCTAATGGGGAATgaagattgacagtggactatcgtggccgtgccagacatgctagaacttcagtacgaactagagtcgaaggcagGCAAGTGGTATGCCATGATCGATATTGCTAACGcttttttctccatccctctgacAGCAGAGTGCagaccacagtttgcttttacctggaggggtgtccgacacacctggaatcgactgtcgcaggggtggaagcacagccccaccatttgccatggactgattcAGACTGCACTGGAGCAGGGTGAAGCCCTGGAGTACTGACGGTACATTGATGCcatcattgtatggggtaatagagcagaagcagtttttgagaaaggggagaaaataatccaaagcCTTCTGAGAGccggttttgccataaagcacagaaaggtcaagggacctgcacaggagattcagtttttaggtGTAAAATGACAAGAGGGACatcgtcagattccaatggaggtgattaataaaataacagctatgacCCCACCAACTACCCGAGAGGCAACACAAGCGTTCTTATCTCTTGTGGAtgtctggagactgcacattccaaattacccTTGTCAGAGTGTAAGCCCTCTCaatcaagtgacccagaaaaagaatgattttataggGGGCCGAGAGCAaaaacaagcttttgaacaaattaaacaggaaatagtccATGCAGTAGCCCTagggccagttcagacaggacaAGAAGTTAAACACGtgctctgtgctgcagccaggaagaagggccctacctggagtctctggcaaagagcaccaggggagacttggggtcgatccctggggttttggagtgaGGGATACAGAGGATGTGAGGCCCCCTCTACTGCAGCCAAAAAGGAGATATTCACAGCATGTGAAggggtctgagctgcttcagaggtgatcagGACTGATGTacaactcctcctggcaccccaacggCCAGTGCAGGACTGGATGTTCACaaggagtgtcccctctacacaccgtacaactgatgccacgtggagtaaatgggttgcattaatcacacaacagaCTCGAATACGtagccccagccatccaggaatactggaTGTGATTACAAATCGCCAGAAGGCAgagattttggaatggcaccagaggaagaggtgatgcctgctgaagaggccccacatattataaactactggataatgacAAGCGATGTGCCCTGTCATAATGTGGAGAAACATGGAAGGTGGGAAGCAGCTGCGTGCAgtcctgctgaagctgctgaaggagacggtgaatcgagccagttcgcagaggcaaaagccatccagctggcacTGAATATCACTGAGCGAGAAAAGTAGCCACTGCACTACCtatgtactgactcatggatggtggcaaatgagctgtgggggtggttacagcagggGAAACAGCGCAACTGGCAGTAGCCTGAAATATTGGAAAACAAAATTCCATCTGTTCAGGGAGCCACCAATGGCACATGCTGGGAAACTGCCGTtggggacaagggagcagaacagaacTGGCAGATCTGTAAGGATGCTTTCGATAGAGCCCCAAAGCTCTCAGTCGCCATGTgcaagaaatcaggaaaggaaggcaggagaCTGGCATGGCTGAGTAGGGACCCGCTGTTCAAATTaaaggcaagaaggaaatgcagaggcagtgggagcagggagaggtgtCCTGGGAAAAGTATAGGGAGATTGACCGGTTGTGTAGCGATGGGGTCAGAAAGGCAAAGTGTGTCTGGAGCTGGCCTTGGCCAGGAACACCAAGAATAATAAGAAGGGCTTCCAtgggtatgtcagccagaaaaggaaggtcaaagaaagtgcAGTCCACAATGAACAAGACTGGCCAGCTGGTAACAAGAGAGAAGAAGACTGAGGAACTTTGCAAATTTCTGCCTCACTCTTCACGGTCAGTCTCTCTTGCCACACCTCTCCAGTGGATGGacctcaaggcagggactgggggagcagagtccctcccactgtaggagaagatcaggttcaagagcACGTGAGGAACCGGAACATACACAAGTCAATGGGAGCAAGCGAgctgcatcccagagtcctgagggcgTTGGCTGATGT
This genomic interval from Athene noctua chromosome 12, bAthNoc1.hap1.1, whole genome shotgun sequence contains the following:
- the LOC141965075 gene encoding protocadherin beta-15-like, with the protein product MAIARQVLCLAAFLSLPPARPEPLRYSVAEEGESGSVVGNVAEDAGLAPAQLSARRARLASEDGRQRFRLDRGTGRLVVAERLDREELCGQSGACTLPLELLLANPLQFFRVEVAVEDINDHSPAFPEEQVTLKILETSNPGSRFPLEGARDLDVGSNGVQAYSIAPENQYFSVSYGSRIKGKKYLELVLEKALDREEQAEVGFSLIAVDGGSPPRSGTTQIHIVVLDVNDNAPIFTQELYVGQVLENSPEGSVVLRVVATDRDAGPNGDITYQFSQVVGQSHSAFVTDPVSGEIRLRKSLDFEEAETHELSVRATDGGGLSAICRVLVEVVDVNDNAPELVVSSFSSPLPENVLPGTVVALFAVKDRDAGANGKISCALEEQLSFSLRPAYKNYYELVTVSVLDREETAQYILTVTAADEGSPPLTTTQTFTADISDVNDNAPVFNQTSYTMYVRENNVPTVLVGAVSASDADVGPNAKVTYSLAPAHPAEQAPCSCISVNSENGHVFVLRPLDYERVRQIEVSVSASDAGTPPLSANVTVRLLVVDENDNAPLVLYPAQDSSPASSELVPMSAEAGYLVTKVVAVDADSGQNSWLSYHLLRATDPGLFAVGAQSGEVRLRRPVTDRDAMKQKLVILVRDNGRPPLSATAALSALLLKDFSDVHLPHSSLTTEDEGGSLTTYLIISLVFVSLLFLVSTAAFVTRKVCKRKELKGEHVLYGTGHLQSGLADAAAAGTLPHPYCYEISLTTGSGNSEFKFLKPVVPSLPPQLSAMGGGTDDDLHFPHGPVAVEDMAPENPGTLSAEQFSSLSFN